The Deinococcus sonorensis KR-87 genome includes a window with the following:
- a CDS encoding GAF domain-containing protein, translating into MTLDPSPSPAPPTSLPDPLATALIVVDPLGQCRSASASAALLLRRAPGSLQGLPVWEAVPAPLDQPLKALLEAVAQGGEAQGRELYCAPWDVWLELLALPHEGGVTLHLRDISERKAAEQQPEHLLNLTRALVSAQTEEDVIRAALDIGLPAAGAYAGLVLLVSEDGTELGARYTHGYDPSITEQWRSYALSTHLPITDAVRLRRPVFVREAQFGTYPALLRDHAAQTRSVAALPLWAGDAVYGCLALSFEHDQRFAPTTQQFLTSLAAQFGLAFDRVRLARYTARQASTSAFLAEASELLSGSLDEQATLEQLTLAGRSSPRGLVRGVPAQGRDDRGDRRHAQ; encoded by the coding sequence ATGACTCTGGACCCCTCGCCAAGCCCGGCCCCGCCGACCTCGCTGCCTGACCCGCTGGCCACCGCCCTGATCGTGGTGGACCCGCTGGGGCAGTGCCGGTCGGCCAGCGCTTCGGCGGCCCTGCTGCTGAGGCGCGCGCCCGGCAGCCTTCAGGGCCTGCCGGTGTGGGAAGCGGTTCCGGCGCCGCTGGATCAGCCGCTGAAAGCGCTGCTTGAAGCGGTGGCGCAGGGCGGGGAAGCGCAGGGGCGGGAGCTGTACTGCGCGCCCTGGGACGTCTGGCTGGAGTTGTTGGCGCTGCCGCACGAGGGCGGAGTGACGCTGCACCTGCGCGACATCAGCGAGCGCAAAGCTGCCGAGCAGCAGCCGGAACACCTGCTGAACCTGACGCGCGCGCTGGTGAGCGCGCAGACCGAGGAGGACGTGATCCGCGCCGCCCTGGACATCGGGCTGCCGGCGGCGGGCGCGTATGCGGGTCTGGTGCTGCTGGTCAGCGAGGACGGCACCGAACTGGGCGCCCGCTACACCCACGGCTACGACCCGAGCATCACTGAGCAATGGCGGTCCTACGCACTCTCGACCCACCTGCCGATCACCGACGCGGTGCGGTTGCGCCGGCCGGTGTTCGTGAGGGAGGCGCAGTTCGGCACCTATCCGGCGCTGCTGCGCGACCATGCCGCCCAGACCCGCTCGGTCGCGGCGCTGCCGCTCTGGGCCGGCGACGCCGTGTACGGCTGCCTGGCGCTCAGCTTCGAGCATGACCAGCGGTTCGCGCCGACCACGCAGCAGTTTCTGACCTCGCTGGCCGCCCAGTTCGGGCTGGCGTTCGACCGGGTCCGGCTGGCCCGGTACACCGCGCGGCAGGCCAGCACCTCCGCCTTTCTGGCGGAGGCCAGCGAGCTGCTGAGCGGGTCGCTGGACGAGCAGGCCACCCTCGAACAGCTGACGCTGGCTGGCCGTTCCTCGCCTCGCGGACTGGTGCGGGGTGTACCTGCCCAGGGGCGAGATGATCGAGGCGACCGCCGTCACGCACAGTGA
- a CDS encoding sensor histidine kinase, producing the protein MNPQPDDLHRVEALAGLSVPELTWLAEHSELHSYADGETIVRAGDPADHMFLVLDGQIEYSGEQGGQALHYVTRQGEVAGMLPRSRMTHFASTGKAVGETRVAFLHRSLFPELAAAVPSLEAQLLAVMTRRIRDAAHAEEQRERMSALGKLSAGLAHELNNPAAAVRRGADELGTRLSGLPELLTRLLASGLRPELLARAEEAVAARSTVALGTLAQADAEDDLMDLLGALRLPRASELAATFVEAGLRPEHLGWLQDDPPHAPALVAYLDFRLGSLLTVQDIAGAAGRISDLVTSIKRYSHMDRGGDRQPADVRVGLDSTLTMLGHKLRGKEVRVERHYQESLPSVMANEGDLNQVWTNLIDNAVDALPVGGQLTVQADADGQQVRVCITDTGPGIPPDLQHRIFEPFFTTKGVGQGSGLGLDLVRRVVVRQHGGDVRVRSEPGHTTFEIRLPVRSG; encoded by the coding sequence TTGAACCCCCAGCCGGACGACCTGCACCGGGTGGAGGCGCTGGCCGGGCTGTCGGTGCCCGAGCTGACCTGGCTGGCCGAGCACTCGGAACTGCACAGCTACGCGGACGGCGAGACGATCGTGCGGGCCGGCGACCCCGCCGACCACATGTTTCTGGTGCTGGACGGCCAGATCGAGTACTCGGGCGAGCAGGGCGGGCAGGCGCTGCATTACGTGACCCGGCAGGGGGAGGTGGCCGGCATGCTGCCCAGGTCGCGCATGACCCATTTCGCCTCGACGGGCAAGGCGGTGGGCGAGACCCGGGTCGCGTTTCTGCACCGCTCGCTGTTCCCGGAGCTTGCCGCCGCCGTGCCGAGCCTGGAAGCCCAGCTGCTGGCGGTGATGACCCGGCGCATCCGGGACGCCGCGCACGCCGAGGAGCAGCGCGAACGCATGAGCGCCCTGGGCAAGCTCTCGGCGGGGCTGGCCCACGAACTGAACAATCCGGCGGCCGCCGTGCGCCGGGGGGCCGATGAGCTGGGGACGCGTCTGTCCGGCCTGCCGGAGCTGCTCACCCGGCTGCTGGCGTCCGGATTGCGCCCGGAGCTGCTGGCCCGCGCCGAGGAGGCCGTGGCAGCCCGCTCCACCGTGGCGCTCGGCACCCTGGCGCAGGCCGACGCGGAGGACGACCTGATGGACCTGCTCGGCGCCCTCCGGCTGCCCCGGGCGAGCGAGCTGGCCGCGACCTTCGTGGAGGCGGGCCTGCGCCCCGAACACCTCGGCTGGCTGCAGGACGATCCGCCGCACGCGCCGGCCCTGGTAGCGTACCTGGACTTCCGGCTCGGCAGCCTGCTGACGGTGCAGGACATCGCGGGGGCCGCCGGCCGCATCAGCGACCTGGTCACGTCCATCAAACGCTACTCGCACATGGACCGCGGTGGGGACCGTCAGCCGGCCGATGTGCGGGTGGGTCTGGACAGCACCCTGACCATGCTGGGTCACAAGCTGCGCGGCAAGGAGGTGCGGGTGGAGCGCCACTATCAGGAGTCGCTGCCCAGCGTCATGGCGAACGAGGGCGACCTCAACCAGGTCTGGACCAACCTGATCGACAACGCGGTGGATGCCCTGCCGGTCGGCGGCCAGCTGACCGTGCAGGCCGACGCGGACGGTCAGCAGGTCCGGGTCTGCATCACCGACACCGGCCCCGGCATTCCGCCGGACCTTCAGCACCGCATCTTCGAGCCGTTCTTCACCACCAAGGGCGTGGGGCAGGGCAGCGGCCTGGGCCTGGATCTGGTGCGGCGCGTCGTGGTCCGCCAGCACGGCGGCGATGTGCGTGTCCGCAGCGAGCCGGGGCACACCACCTTCGAGATCCGGCTTCCCGTCCGCTCCGGCTGA
- a CDS encoding GreA/GreB family elongation factor, producing MTRPLRLTPRGYQRLQQDHQHVCEQIEEARATVREQMEANEAESLGLVEAQERLAALEAQAAQLELLLDEAQVLDPADVPKDQVVLGSVALLTDVASGRSIRVRLVSPVEGAGVVDGVTLVSSASPVGAQLEGRRVGESFQVRLGSRDVQYTVTSLEPDTR from the coding sequence ATGACCCGGCCTCTCCGATTGACCCCCCGTGGCTACCAGCGGTTGCAGCAGGATCACCAGCATGTGTGCGAGCAGATCGAGGAGGCGCGGGCCACCGTCCGCGAGCAGATGGAGGCCAACGAGGCCGAGAGTCTGGGGCTGGTGGAGGCGCAGGAGCGCCTGGCAGCCCTGGAGGCGCAGGCGGCCCAGCTGGAGCTGCTGCTGGACGAGGCGCAGGTGCTGGACCCGGCCGACGTGCCGAAGGATCAGGTGGTGCTGGGCAGCGTGGCGCTGCTGACCGACGTGGCGTCCGGCCGCAGCATCCGGGTGCGTCTGGTGTCGCCGGTGGAAGGGGCCGGCGTGGTGGACGGGGTGACCCTGGTGAGCAGCGCGAGCCCGGTGGGCGCGCAGCTGGAAGGCCGGCGGGTGGGGGAGAGCTTTCAGGTGCGCCTCGGCTCCCGCGACGTGCAGTACACCGTGACCTCGCTCGAACCCGATACCCGCTGA
- a CDS encoding sensor histidine kinase: MIEATAVTHSDPSKVESLRQLVRRVPMHASDAGGAPQIIRTGQVNFLPEVTDEMLAAMERDPEQLEWVRSIGLRSALGVPMIANGQVIGAVQLVQAESGRRFTADDIPVAVDFARRAALALSNARLYRASQTWGQQLEEQVQARTAELQDATEALHSRTLALEAFATLAQGLAEDAEPLDLIQGAQHTLLTLLPNSASTYYELEAGIWRLCAVAGDLHSPALEQALRAGLPRGQVPNLDRPFDTRQPLYQSAYRAGPWDAGTALTQHLRATAAFPVLMGADVAGVLVVGSFDQHAWPQAQREMLETGVRHLGLALHRSRVLRELSERNATLAERTAELQELNAELEAFSYTISHDLRAPVRQITGLASLLRRVLGEQVPERAAKPLGMIELSAARMMLLIDALLGLAHTSRQALRCTDVSVQALVQDVIEDLNLGTTGPAVQWSVGPLPAVYADAPLLRQVLANLLGNAVKYSATRPDPQVTVTSQEQPGEHLIIVSDNGVGFDPQHADRLFGVFQRLHRDDEFEGTGIGLATVRRIVARHGGRVWAEGRPGQGARFVFTLPRRNGSETPG, encoded by the coding sequence ATGATCGAGGCGACCGCCGTCACGCACAGTGACCCCAGCAAGGTGGAGAGCCTGCGGCAGCTGGTGCGGCGCGTGCCGATGCACGCCAGCGACGCGGGCGGCGCCCCGCAGATCATCCGGACCGGGCAGGTCAATTTTCTGCCGGAGGTGACGGACGAGATGCTCGCGGCGATGGAACGGGACCCGGAACAGCTGGAGTGGGTGCGGTCCATCGGCCTGCGGTCCGCGCTGGGCGTGCCGATGATCGCCAACGGGCAGGTGATCGGGGCGGTGCAGCTGGTGCAGGCCGAGTCCGGGCGGCGCTTCACCGCAGACGACATTCCGGTCGCCGTCGATTTTGCACGCCGGGCCGCGCTGGCCCTCAGCAACGCCCGGCTCTACCGCGCGTCGCAGACCTGGGGGCAGCAGCTCGAGGAGCAGGTGCAGGCCCGCACCGCCGAGCTGCAGGACGCCACGGAGGCGCTGCACAGCCGGACCCTGGCGCTGGAGGCGTTCGCGACCCTCGCCCAGGGACTCGCGGAGGACGCTGAACCGCTCGACCTGATTCAGGGCGCCCAGCACACGCTGCTGACCCTGCTGCCCAACAGCGCCAGCACCTACTACGAGCTGGAGGCCGGGATCTGGCGGTTGTGCGCCGTCGCCGGCGACCTGCACAGTCCGGCGCTGGAGCAGGCGCTGCGGGCCGGCCTGCCCCGGGGGCAGGTGCCGAACCTGGATCGTCCGTTCGACACCCGGCAGCCGCTGTACCAGTCGGCGTACCGGGCGGGCCCCTGGGACGCCGGCACCGCGCTTACGCAGCACCTGCGCGCCACCGCCGCATTTCCGGTCCTGATGGGAGCCGACGTCGCGGGCGTGCTGGTGGTCGGGTCCTTCGATCAGCATGCCTGGCCCCAGGCGCAACGCGAGATGCTGGAGACCGGGGTGCGTCACCTGGGGCTGGCGCTGCACCGCTCGCGGGTCCTGCGCGAACTGAGCGAGCGGAACGCCACCCTGGCCGAGCGGACCGCCGAACTTCAGGAGCTGAACGCGGAACTGGAAGCGTTTTCATACACCATCTCGCACGACCTGCGCGCTCCGGTCCGCCAGATCACCGGGCTGGCGTCGCTGCTGCGGCGGGTGCTGGGCGAGCAGGTGCCGGAACGCGCCGCGAAGCCGCTGGGGATGATCGAGCTGTCGGCCGCCCGGATGATGCTGCTGATCGACGCGCTGCTGGGGTTGGCGCACACCTCACGTCAGGCGCTGCGCTGCACGGACGTCAGCGTGCAGGCGCTGGTGCAGGACGTCATCGAGGACCTGAATCTGGGGACCACCGGCCCGGCGGTCCAGTGGTCCGTCGGACCGCTGCCGGCGGTGTACGCCGACGCGCCGCTGCTGCGCCAGGTGCTGGCCAACCTGCTGGGAAACGCCGTGAAATACAGCGCCACCCGGCCCGACCCGCAGGTCACGGTCACCAGCCAGGAACAGCCGGGCGAGCACCTGATCATCGTGAGCGACAACGGGGTGGGCTTTGATCCGCAGCACGCTGACCGGCTGTTCGGGGTGTTCCAGCGGCTGCACCGGGACGACGAGTTCGAGGGGACCGGCATCGGGCTGGCGACGGTGCGGCGTATCGTGGCGCGCCACGGCGGGCGGGTCTGGGCCGAGGGTCGGCCGGGTCAGGGGGCGAGGTTCGTGTTCACCCTGCCCCGGCGGAACGGCTCAGAAACGCCCGGCTGA
- a CDS encoding malectin: MHTRIHWPGLSMLLGLTLTLAACSGGTTPGTVVPGSLRLLNTDAVPDNGRLVFSRIGGLASPPAGQVHDRVVLRVQNTGPQAVHLTGLSVSGPWTVSPAPATGAPLTVAAGGQLDLTVRFVAEGPGPADGPLHEGSLTVVGDDSSRTTVQLAGLWQAQPEHGQEPNLDLIRRAFGYRFNVVNPGTPVGDAQGIPALNHHGAVIPDGDEVISPYWQRLDSSKPVTVTPLAAYHTPGQPVTLSWYSKGSAAVQLALTQAAPASQTLLPAAGASFTPGETFGFRVNDGEWSDPTLNAHATDLQAGCSEPCGQHLRFWPLRDAAGKLIAGSYVLAASTQAGSYDYNDSVYLIGNLKPAPVLLNVGGPTFTAPDGRVWTGDSYLTTDQSGAARTATFYTPADAPSWPKTPSTATILKTDNQQLYRTYRHNTLDTPLESRVMTYTVPLNDGIYRVRLHFAELNWNAPGKRLFNVNVEGVPVLNNFDIWKEAGGQNTALVVPLDAVKVTGGQLTVQLKATVDFPDLSGIEVER, translated from the coding sequence ATGCACACGAGGATTCACTGGCCGGGCCTGTCCATGCTGCTCGGCCTCACGCTGACGCTCGCGGCATGTTCCGGCGGCACCACGCCCGGCACCGTCGTTCCCGGCAGCCTCAGGCTGCTGAACACCGACGCCGTGCCGGACAATGGGCGACTGGTCTTCAGCCGCATCGGCGGGCTGGCCAGCCCGCCCGCCGGTCAGGTGCACGACCGCGTGGTGCTGCGGGTGCAGAACACCGGGCCGCAGGCCGTGCACCTGACCGGGCTGAGCGTCAGCGGTCCGTGGACCGTGAGTCCTGCGCCGGCCACCGGCGCCCCGCTCACCGTCGCGGCCGGCGGCCAGCTGGACCTCACGGTCCGCTTCGTGGCGGAAGGCCCCGGCCCGGCCGACGGCCCCCTCCATGAGGGGTCGCTCACCGTGGTGGGCGACGACAGCAGCCGGACGACCGTGCAGCTGGCCGGGCTGTGGCAGGCGCAGCCGGAACACGGCCAGGAGCCGAACCTTGACCTGATCCGGCGGGCCTTCGGGTACCGCTTCAATGTGGTGAACCCCGGCACCCCGGTGGGGGACGCCCAGGGCATTCCGGCGCTGAACCATCACGGCGCGGTGATTCCGGACGGAGACGAGGTGATCTCGCCGTACTGGCAGCGGCTCGACAGCTCGAAGCCGGTCACGGTCACGCCGCTCGCCGCGTATCACACCCCGGGCCAGCCGGTCACCCTGTCGTGGTACAGCAAGGGCAGTGCGGCGGTCCAGCTGGCGCTGACCCAGGCGGCTCCCGCCAGCCAGACGCTGCTGCCGGCCGCCGGGGCCAGCTTCACGCCGGGTGAAACCTTCGGGTTTCGCGTGAACGACGGCGAGTGGAGTGACCCCACCCTCAACGCGCACGCCACTGACCTGCAGGCCGGGTGCAGCGAACCGTGCGGCCAGCACCTGCGCTTCTGGCCACTCCGGGACGCGGCCGGGAAGCTGATCGCCGGCAGCTATGTCCTGGCGGCGAGTACCCAGGCTGGCAGCTATGACTACAATGACAGCGTCTACCTGATCGGCAACCTGAAGCCGGCCCCGGTGCTGCTGAACGTGGGAGGCCCGACCTTCACGGCGCCCGACGGCCGCGTCTGGACCGGGGACAGCTACCTCACCACCGACCAGAGCGGCGCGGCCCGCACGGCGACCTTCTATACGCCTGCCGACGCGCCGTCGTGGCCGAAAACGCCAAGCACCGCCACGATCCTGAAAACAGATAACCAGCAGCTTTATCGCACCTACCGCCACAACACGCTCGATACTCCGCTGGAGTCGCGCGTCATGACCTACACCGTGCCGCTTAACGACGGCATCTACCGGGTCCGGCTGCACTTTGCGGAACTGAACTGGAACGCGCCCGGCAAGCGCCTGTTCAACGTGAACGTGGAGGGCGTGCCGGTGCTGAACAACTTCGACATCTGGAAGGAGGCCGGGGGCCAGAACACGGCCCTGGTGGTGCCGCTGGACGCGGTCAAGGTGACGGGCGGTCAGCTCACGGTGCAGCTGAAGGCCACGGTGGATTTCCCTGACCTCTCCGGCATCGAGGTGGAGCGCTGA
- a CDS encoding UBP-type zinc finger domain-containing protein, with protein sequence MPACTHTSSLLITAPSGPGPYVCEDCIRTGDSWVHLRMCTTCGHIGCCDSSKNRHATRHFHALQHPLVRSVEPGEAWVWCYVDQLVLP encoded by the coding sequence ATGCCTGCCTGTACCCACACTTCGAGCCTGCTGATCACCGCCCCGTCTGGCCCCGGCCCCTACGTCTGCGAGGACTGCATCCGGACCGGCGACAGCTGGGTGCACCTGCGGATGTGCACCACCTGCGGGCACATCGGCTGCTGCGATTCCAGTAAGAACCGGCACGCCACCCGCCATTTCCACGCGTTGCAGCACCCGCTGGTCCGCTCGGTCGAGCCGGGGGAGGCCTGGGTCTGGTGCTACGTCGATCAGCTGGTCCTGCCTTGA
- a CDS encoding MBL fold metallo-hydrolase → MRITTHGTFLVQLTRLGLMNAYLVREPDGLTLVDTGMPGSAPGILQAAQRLELPIRRVVLTHAHSDHVGSLDALHAALPDAEVLISARDARLLRGDHTLDPHEPQTPLRGGYPGVQTVPDRLLQPDDRVGSLQVVGTPGHTPGHVALLDTRDGTLIAGDAFYTVGGVAVASERRLRFPLPAMATWHAPTALTSARTLVGLNPTRLAAGHGPVVERPAAAMQQALARISG, encoded by the coding sequence ATGCGCATCACCACCCATGGAACGTTTCTGGTCCAGCTCACCCGCCTCGGTCTGATGAACGCCTATCTGGTGCGCGAACCGGACGGCCTGACGCTCGTCGACACGGGCATGCCCGGCAGCGCGCCGGGCATCCTGCAGGCGGCGCAGCGGCTGGAGCTGCCGATCCGCCGGGTGGTGCTGACGCACGCGCACAGCGACCATGTCGGAAGCCTGGACGCGCTGCACGCCGCGCTGCCGGACGCCGAGGTGCTGATCTCGGCCCGTGACGCCCGCCTGCTGCGCGGCGACCACACCCTCGACCCGCACGAGCCGCAGACCCCGCTGCGCGGCGGCTATCCCGGGGTGCAGACGGTGCCGGACCGCCTGCTGCAGCCGGATGACCGGGTGGGCTCGCTGCAGGTGGTGGGAACGCCCGGTCACACCCCCGGCCACGTGGCCCTGCTGGACACCCGGGACGGCACGCTGATCGCTGGAGACGCCTTCTATACCGTGGGTGGGGTGGCGGTGGCCAGTGAGCGGCGCCTGCGGTTTCCGCTGCCGGCGATGGCCACCTGGCATGCCCCGACCGCCCTGACCAGTGCGCGGACCCTGGTGGGCCTGAACCCGACCCGACTCGCGGCGGGGCACGGACCGGTGGTGGAGCGCCCGGCCGCGGCCATGCAGCAGGCGCTGGCGCGGATTTCGGGCTGA
- a CDS encoding DUF899 domain-containing protein — translation MIDTTAAHPPIVDRERWTQARDALLPLEKAETRLRDAVAAQRRRLPMTEVSNYTFEGEGGPVRLLELFAGHSQLIVHHFMFDPAWTQGCTFCSEDADNCMPHLAHLGPYDVSLVRVSRAPIEKLLAYSARMGWTVPWVSAYGCTFNQDWGWTRPGGGEVSGFSVYLQLEGRPYLTYHTQARGVELLSSLAGHLDLTPYGRQETWEDAPPGWPQTPPFTRIRRHDEYGRADKDAG, via the coding sequence ATGATCGATACCACTGCCGCCCACCCGCCCATCGTGGACCGCGAGCGCTGGACCCAGGCCCGCGACGCCCTGCTCCCGCTGGAGAAGGCAGAGACCCGCCTGCGCGACGCAGTGGCCGCCCAGCGCCGGCGGCTGCCCATGACGGAGGTCTCCAACTACACCTTTGAGGGTGAGGGCGGGCCGGTCCGTCTGCTGGAGCTGTTCGCCGGCCACTCGCAACTGATCGTGCACCACTTCATGTTCGACCCGGCCTGGACGCAGGGCTGCACCTTCTGCTCGGAGGACGCCGACAACTGCATGCCGCACCTCGCGCACTTGGGTCCGTATGACGTCAGCCTGGTCCGCGTTTCGCGCGCACCGATCGAGAAGCTGCTCGCCTATTCGGCGCGGATGGGCTGGACCGTGCCGTGGGTTTCCGCGTACGGCTGCACCTTCAACCAGGACTGGGGGTGGACCCGGCCGGGCGGCGGTGAGGTCTCCGGGTTCAGTGTCTATCTGCAGCTGGAGGGCCGGCCTTACCTCACGTACCACACCCAGGCGCGCGGCGTGGAACTGCTGTCGAGCCTGGCGGGGCACCTGGACCTGACCCCTTACGGACGGCAGGAGACCTGGGAGGACGCGCCGCCCGGCTGGCCGCAGACGCCCCCCTTCACCAGAATCCGCCGCCACGACGAGTACGGGCGGGCAGACAAGGACGCCGGGTAA
- a CDS encoding TetR/AcrR family transcriptional regulator, protein MSRNSGGSAGRVTYRHGDLRQALIQAGLDLARQGGPEAVVLREATRRAGVVPNAAYRHFADLDALLAAVCSAAQAEFARAIEAQLTQVDASLAPAARARARFHAVGLGYLRFAQAEPGLFRTAFWLSRTLQQSAHPERRGDSGLTPFQLLGTTLDGLVETGLLAAGRRPGAEFLAWSAVHGLATLLIDGPLRGLDDAQTRQLELRLVEMVERGLDAPAQAGTPPAQSHEP, encoded by the coding sequence ATGTCTCGTAACAGCGGCGGCAGTGCGGGCCGGGTCACGTACCGGCACGGCGATCTGCGCCAGGCGCTGATTCAGGCGGGTCTTGACCTGGCGAGGCAGGGAGGGCCGGAAGCGGTCGTGCTGCGGGAAGCCACCCGGCGTGCGGGCGTCGTGCCCAACGCGGCCTACCGGCATTTCGCGGACCTGGACGCCCTGCTGGCGGCGGTCTGCTCGGCGGCCCAGGCGGAGTTTGCGCGGGCCATCGAGGCGCAGCTGACCCAGGTGGACGCTTCGCTGGCGCCGGCGGCCCGCGCCAGGGCGCGGTTCCATGCGGTCGGGCTCGGGTACCTGCGCTTTGCCCAGGCGGAGCCCGGCCTGTTCCGCACCGCCTTCTGGCTGTCCAGGACCCTGCAGCAGTCGGCTCACCCGGAGCGCCGGGGCGACAGTGGGCTCACCCCGTTTCAGCTGCTCGGCACCACCCTGGACGGCCTGGTCGAGACCGGCCTGCTCGCCGCCGGGCGGCGGCCAGGCGCCGAGTTTCTGGCCTGGTCGGCGGTTCACGGCCTGGCCACCCTGCTCATCGACGGTCCGCTGCGGGGGCTGGATGACGCCCAGACCCGCCAGCTGGAACTGCGGCTGGTCGAGATGGTGGAACGTGGCCTGGACGCCCCGGCGCAGGCGGGGACCCCGCCTGCCCAATCACACGAACCGTAA
- a CDS encoding TetR/AcrR family transcriptional regulator, whose protein sequence is MPYPAKLHPGTILSAARQLLEDGGPEALSMRPLAERLGVQPSSLYRHYADRAALLSALETEATLELLATVQAHAAQATPAASLHAVGLAYLAYARQHPHLYGLLLAPKEPYMATPGPGKDLWNAVLALVDAVTGQPDDTAATVAVWAYLHGFVVLERSGQFGLSGPRGGFERGLQALIEGLGRKGGDAGPG, encoded by the coding sequence ATGCCCTATCCTGCCAAACTGCACCCCGGAACGATCCTGAGCGCCGCACGTCAGCTGCTGGAGGACGGTGGCCCTGAGGCCCTCAGCATGCGCCCGCTGGCCGAGCGGCTGGGCGTGCAGCCGAGCAGCCTGTACCGACACTACGCTGACCGCGCCGCCCTGCTGAGCGCCCTGGAAACGGAGGCGACCCTGGAACTGCTGGCCACGGTGCAGGCCCACGCCGCCCAGGCGACCCCAGCCGCCTCGCTGCACGCGGTGGGCCTGGCCTATCTGGCGTATGCCCGGCAGCATCCGCACCTCTACGGCCTGCTGCTGGCCCCCAAAGAGCCGTACATGGCCACGCCCGGCCCCGGCAAGGACCTGTGGAACGCCGTGCTGGCGCTGGTAGACGCGGTGACGGGCCAGCCGGACGACACGGCGGCCACGGTGGCCGTCTGGGCCTACCTGCACGGCTTCGTGGTGCTGGAACGCAGCGGCCAGTTCGGGCTGAGCGGGCCACGCGGCGGGTTCGAGCGGGGGCTCCAGGCGCTGATCGAGGGCCTAGGCCGCAAAGGTGGAGATGCCGGTCCAGGGTGA